A single Malaclemys terrapin pileata isolate rMalTer1 chromosome 3, rMalTer1.hap1, whole genome shotgun sequence DNA region contains:
- the SFT2D1 gene encoding vesicle transport protein SFT2A: MEKLRRVLSGHEDEEQGLTTQVLDASTLSFGTRVKWFAICFATGIFCSILGTAFLWLPSGLKLFAVFYTLGNIAALASTCFLMGPVKQLKKMFEPTRLIATIVMLLCLIFTLCAVFWWGKKGLALLFCILQFLAMTWYSLSYVPFARDAVIKCFTSCLS, translated from the exons ATGGAGAAGCTGCGCCGGGTGCTGAGCGGGCACGAGGACGAGGAGCAGGGGCTGACCACGCAG GTCCTTGATGCCTCAACGCTTAGTTTCGGTACTCGAGTGAAATGGTTTGCCATATGTTTTGCAACTGGTATTTTCTGTTCTATTCTT GGGACAGCATTTCTGTGGCTTCCCTCGGGGCTGAAACTTTTTGCAGTGTTCTACACCTTAGGAAATATTGCTGCATTAGCCAG TACGTGTTTCTTGATGGGGCCTGTGAAGcagctgaaaaaaatgtttgagcCAACAAGATTAATTGCTACAATTGTTATGCTG tTGTGTTTGATATTCACTCTGTGTGCTGTATTCTGG tgGGGTAAGAAAGGTTTGGCCCTGCTGTTCTGCATACTCCAGTTCTTAGCAATGACCTG GTATAGTCTCTCATATGTTCCTTTTGCAAG ggatGCTGTGATTAAATGCTTCACGTCCTGCCTGAGTTAg